The following coding sequences are from one Lycium ferocissimum isolate CSIRO_LF1 chromosome 3, AGI_CSIRO_Lferr_CH_V1, whole genome shotgun sequence window:
- the LOC132050707 gene encoding uncharacterized protein LOC132050707, whose protein sequence is MANFEHNVMVALYWGGEIITEMNGFRYTEGAKMIVSMFISTNYAELVELLHEKMGTNSENIQIDISGKYPCSFQEPIIQPSFQQLPMHDNPNFYNQSHTNVPSYSATHGFRQSFGAGPSTHDHRSFDEGSSSQRRTSSSHGEYEAREAEASVDMYNDANAEISSENSEDDDPSGEDEESERESEPDEYIGDSGDLLQNNIGVNPHNQFGHGVSEIPCHDIPYFTTLENEEDIFISTRESEMGCCLAWSEDANKDLEKNMYFSSKAKLKRAVTIWSLRKNKEFEVVTSNKSLWVVRCRFYKTSMSMHHSFKKEKDVASISQVVIYHLSNSSPETKLKNH, encoded by the exons ATGGCTAATTTTGAACATAATGTGATGGTTGCTTTGTATTGGGGTGGCGAAATAATTACTGAAATGAACGGATTCAGGTATACTGAAGGTGCCAAAATGATTGTTAGCATGTTTATTTCAACGAACTATGCTGAATTGGTTGAACTATTGCATGAGAAGATGGGGACAAATAgtgaaaatattcaaattgataTTTCTGGAAAATATCCATGCTCATTTCAAG AACCGATTATTCAACCATCATTCCAGCAATTACCGATGCATGACAATCCAAATTTCTATAATCAATCTCACACCAATGTGCCATCATATAGTGCGACACATGGTTTCCGTCAATCATTTGGTGCAGGTCCTAGCACGCATGATCATCGATCATTTGATGAAGGCTCAAGTAGTCAAAGACGTACTAGTAGTAGCCACGGAGAATATGAGGCCAG AGAAGCTGAGGCCAGCGTTGATATGTATAATGATGCAAATGCTGAAATTAGCTCTGAAAATTCAGAGGATGACGACCCTTCAGGAGAGGATGAAGAGAGTGAAAGAGAAAGTGAACCTGATGAATATATCGGTGATAGTGGAGATTTACTTCAAAATAATATTGGTGTAAATCCTCATAATCAATTTGGTCATGGTGTGTCCGAAATTCCATGTCATGATATACCCTACTTTACGACATTGGAGAACGAGGAAGATATTTTCATTTCTACACGAGAATCTGAGATGGGATGTTGTTTAGCTTGGTCCGAGGATGCCAACAAAGACTTggaaaagaatatgtattttaGCAGCAAAGCAAAATTGAAACGGGCCGTGACGATTTGGAGTTTGCGCAAAAATAAAGAGTTCGAGGTGGTAACGTCAAACAAAAGTCTATGGGTTGTGAGATGCAGGTTTTATAAGACGAGTATG AGCATGCATCATAGTTTCAAAAAGGAGAAAGACGTGGCTAGTATATCACAAGTTGTAATATACCATCTATCAAACAGTTCACCTGAAACTAAACTTAAGAACCACTAG
- the LOC132051148 gene encoding xyloglucan endotransglucosylase/hydrolase protein 31-like, protein MATLLLSLLVLSLFPPSNSMGPPSPGYYPSSRVGPVQFKQSFRNLWGPQHQSLNQDTLTIRLDHNSGSGFKSQRDYRSGFFGTSVKLQPGYTARIITSFYLSNSEDFPGHHDEIDIEFLGTTPNKPYILQTNVYIKGSGDGHIIGREMQFHLWFDPTKGFHNYAILWNSNEIIFFVYDVPIRRYPRKSDATFPQRPMYVYGSIWDAWSWATDDGRIKADYRYQPFIGRYNNFKISGCTTNDNPSCRPPSGSPSRFGRLSRKQNDAMEWVQRNYKLYDYCHDPQRDHTYTPEC, encoded by the exons ATGGCTACTttgcttctttctcttcttgtgCTTTCCTTATTCCCTCCAAGCAATTCAATGGGTCCCCCTTCTCCTGGCTATTATCCTAGTTCTAGAGTTGGACCAGTACAGTTTAAGCAAAGTTTTAGAAACTTATGGGGTCCTCAACATCAGTCACTGAACCAGGATACCTTAACAATTCGGCTTGATCATAATTCAG GGAGTGGCTTTAAATCTCAAAGAGATTATCGATCTGGTTTTTTTGGCACGTCTGTCAAGCTACAACCTGGTTACACTGCTAgaattattacttctttctaC CTTTCGAACAGTGAAGACTTTCCAGGGCATCATGATGAAATTGATATTGAGTTCCTTGGGACGACGCCAAATAAGCCATACATCTTGCAAACAAATGTGTACATAAAAGGAAGTGGAGATGGTCATATTATTGGGAGAGAAATGCAGTTTCACCTTTGGTTCGACCCAACTAAAGGTTTTCACAATTATGCTATTCTATGGAACTCCAATGAGATCAT ATTTTTTGTCTATGATGTTCCAATCAGAAGGTACCCTAGGAAAAGTGATGCAACGTTTCCACAAAGGCcaatgtatgtgtatggttcGATTTGGGATGCTTGGTCATGGGCTACCGATGATGGAAGGATCAAAGCTGATTATAg GTACCAACCTTTCATCGGAAGATACAacaatttcaaaataagtggttgCACCACCAATGATAACCCTTCATGCCGCCCGCCTTCTGGCTCTCCGTCGAGGTTTGGCAGGCTGAGCCGCAAGCAGAATGATGCCATGGAATGGGTGCAAAGGAACTATAAATTGTATGATTATTGCCACGACCCCCAAAGAGACCATACTTATACACCAGAGTGCTAG